The Dunckerocampus dactyliophorus isolate RoL2022-P2 chromosome 16, RoL_Ddac_1.1, whole genome shotgun sequence genome includes a window with the following:
- the myo7ab gene encoding unconventional myosin-VIIa isoform X4 → MVILQQGDYVWLDLKTGREFDVPVGAVVKLCDSGQIQVLDDEGREHWIAPQSATNIKPMHPTSIQGVEDMIRLGDLNEAGILRNLLIRYSERVIYTYTGSILVAVNPYQLLPIYTPDQIRLYTNKKIGEMPPHIFAIADNCYFNMQRNNKDQCCIISGESGAGKTESTKLILQFLAAISGQHSWIEQQVLEATPILEAFGNAKTIRNDNSSRFGKYIDIHFNKRGAIEGAKIEQYLLEKSRVCRQAPDERNYHIFYCMLKGMSPEMKAKLGLGLATDYCYLTMGNCTECDGRDDLTDYSSILSAMKVLMFTETETWEISKLLAAILHMGNLRFEARTYDNLDACVVVRSPDLVTAASLMEVEPKDVMVCLTTRTLITRGESVATPLSVEQGLDVRDAFVKGIYGRLFVWIVDKINAAIYRPPSCNDLNIVRRSIGLLDIFGFENFIVNSFEQLCINFANENLQQFFVRHVFKLEQEEYNLEDISWQHIEFTDNQDALDMIANKPMNIISLIDEESKFPKGTDATMLYKLNSQHKLNSNYIPPKNSYESQFGIQHFAGVVHYETRGFLEKNRDSLHTDIIQLVHSSKNKFIKQIFQADVAMGVETRKRSPTLSSQFKRSLEMLMRTLSVCQPFFVRCIKPNELKKPMLFDRELCIRQLRYSGMMETIRIRRAGYPIRYSFAEFVDRYRVLMPGVKPAHIQEDLRGTCQQIVLTRLGIHGDWQIGKTKIFLKDHHDMQLEIERDKAITDKVILIQKAVRGLRERTNFLRLRSAVTVIQKLWRGYRCRKNYKSMRCGFLRLQAVFRSRKHYRNYRVTRLCITLIQARCRGFLIRQTFWRRLRAVSTIQAYTRGMIARRLCQRLRAELQHRQEAERQRLAEEEQLRNQMTARRAKAEAERKHQERLVQLAQQQEEREREEREEARRKKELLEQMEREREQPVDHSDMVDRMFGFLGNPGPLPNQNGQAPAGFEDLVNVPRGEEAEVEVVNDALPLPDEEDEDLSEYKFPKFAATYFQGVSTHTYVRRALKQPLLFHEDEGDQLAALAVWITILRFMGDLPEPKSQLVLNDGSEKIPVMTKIYETLGKRTYKRELQELQQDAETSTIESQKRNSVRHKLVSLTLKRKSKITEEVTRRLTEGDYSLQGNSMLEDRPTSNLEKLHFIIGNGILRPALRDEIYCQICKQLTQNPSKSSHARGWILLSLCVGCFSPSEKFVKYLRTFLNNGPPGYAPYCEERLRRTFVNRTRTQPPSWLELQATKSKKPIMLPVTFMDGTTKTLLADSATTASELCNALADKINLTDRFGFSLYIALFDKVSSLGSGSDHVMDAVSQCEQYAKEQGAQERNAPWRLFFRKEIFTPWHDPADDYVATNLIYQQIVRGVKFGEYRCEREEDLAELASQQYYVDYGMEILHDRLLSLIPSYIPDREITSTKTPEKWAQIIVTAHKKGLHNKRRPNTQKVKEDLVSFARLKWPLLFSRFYEAFKFSGPSLPKNDVIVAVNWTGVYFVDEQEQVLLELSFPEIIAVSSSRGGKLQGQSFTLATIKGDEYTFTSNNAEDIRDLVVAFLEGLRKRSKFVVGLLDCPNPVGAESTFLSFSKGDLIILDEHDGEHVMNSGWAHGINDSTKQRGDFPADCVYVLPTVTRPQYDIVALVTMTPDQRRESVTLSQMSLADNEDKTKAYTLEEFCYDYFRPPLKSTLSRVMISKARGKERLWCCSREPLKQPLLKKVLAHEELSQEACQAFMALMKYMGDYPSKRVRSVNELTDQIFEGALKAEPLKDEIFCQILKQLTDNHIKYSEEKGWELLWLCTGLFPPSNILLPHVQKFLQSKKHYPLAPDCMQRLQKALRNGSRKYPPHLVEVEAIQHKTTQIFHKVYFPDDSDEVFEVESSTKAKDFCHNISGRLLLKSSEGFSLFVKITDKVISVPDGDFFFDFVRHLTDWIKKARHVKDSVVPSLTYQVFFMKKLWTNTMPGKDAMADSIFHYYQELPKYLRGYHKCSKDEVHQLAALIYQVKFEDDKSHFQNMPKILKDLVPQDQSRHLSPDDWKRSIMSVFNKQSGKTKEEAKLSFLKIIYKWPTFGSAFFEVKQTTDPNYPETLLIAINKHGVSLIDPKSKDILTTHPFTKISNWSSGNTYFHITIGNLVRGSKLLCETSLGYKMDDLLTSYISQMLTTMTKQRSSRGSSK, encoded by the exons ATGGTCATTCTGCAGCAG GGCGACTATGTGTGGCTGGACCTCAAAACGGGCCGAGAGTTTGACGTCCCCGTTGGAGCGGTGGTCAAACTGTGCGACTCCGGACAGATCCAGGTTCTGGATGACGAAGGCAGG GAGCACTGGATCGCCCCTCAAAGCGCCACCAATATCAAGCCCATGCACCCCACCTCCATCCAGGGGGTGGAGGACATGATCCGGCTGGGCGACCTCAATGAAGCCGGCATTCTGCGCAACCTGCTGATCCGCTACAGTGAACGTGTCATCTAT ACGTATACGGGTTCCATCCTGGTGGCCGTTAATCCCTACCAGCTGCTGCCCATCTACACCCCCGACCAGATCCGCCTGTACACCAACAAGAAGATCGGCGAGATGCCGCCGCACATATTCGCCATCGCCGACAACTGTTACTTCAACATGCAGCGCAACAACAAGGACCAATGCTGTATCATCAG CGGCGAATCCGGAGCCGGGAAGACGGAGAGCACCAAGCTGATTCTTCAGTTCCTGGCAGCCATCAGCGGTCAGCACTCCTGGATCGAGCAGCAGGTGCTGGAGGCCACGCCCATCCTGGAAG CCTTCGGCAACGCCAAAACCATCCGCAACGACAACTCCAGCCGATTCGGGAAGTACATCGACATCCACTTCAACAAGCGAGGGGCCATCGAGGGTGCCAAGATAGAACAGTACCTGCTGGAGAAGTCCCGAGTGTGTCGGCAG GCACCAGATGAGAGGAACTACCACATTTTCTACTGCATGCTGAAGGGCATGAGCCCGGAGATGAAGGCCAAGCTGGGCTTAGGTCTGGCGACAGACTACTGCTACCTCACCATG GGTAACTGCACAGAGTGCGACGGTCGCGACGACCTGACCGACTACTCCAGCATCTTGTCAGCCATGAAGGTCCTCATGTTCACTGAGACTGAGACCTGGGAGATCTCCAAGCTGCTGGCGGCCATCTTGCACATGGGCAACCTGAGATTTGAGG CTCGTACATACGACAACCTGGACGCCTGCGTGGTGGTGAGGTCACCTGACCTGGTCACCGCTGCGTCACTCATGGAG GTGGAACCGAAGGACGTGATGGTGTGTTTGACCACTCGAACCCTGATCACACGCGGAGAAAGCGTGGCCACGCCTCTCAGCGTGGAGCAAGGTCTGGATGTCAGGGATGCCTTTGTGAAG GGGATTTACGGCAGATTGTTTGTGTGGATCGTGGACAAGATCAACGCCGCCATATACCGCCCGCCGTCCTGCAATGACCTCAACATCGTGCGTAGGTCCATCGGCTTACTGGACATATTTGGATTCGAGAATTTCATAGTCAACAG TTTCGAGCAGCTGTGCATCAACTTTGCGAACGAGAACCTGCAGCAGTTCTTCGTCCGGCACGTCTTCAAGCTGGAGCAAGAGGAGTACAACCTGGAGGACATCAGCTGGCAGCACATCGAGTTCACCGACAACCAGGATGCGCTGGACATGATTGCCAACAAGCCCATGAACATCATCTCCCTCATCGACGAGGAGAGCAAGTTCCCTAAG GGAACCGACGCAACGATGTTGTACAAGCTCAACTCACAACACAAACTCAACTCCAACTACATTCCCCCAAAGAACAGCTATGAGAGCCAGTTTGGAATCCAACATTTTGCCGGGGTGGTGCACTACGAGACCAGAG GATTCCTGGAGAAAAATCGTGACAGCCTCCACACGGACATCATCCAGCTGGTCCACTCGTCCAAGAACAAGTTCATCAAGCAGATCTTTCAAGCTGACGTGGCCATG GGTGTCGAGACCAGGAAGCGCTCTCCGACTCTGAGCAGCCAGTTCAAGCGCTCCCTCGAGATGCTGATGAGGACGCTCAGTGTGTGTCAGCCCTTCTTTGTCCGCTGCATAAAACCCAACGAGCTCAAAAAACCGATG TTGTTTGACAGAGAGCTGTGCATCCGCCAGCTGCGCTACTCCGGCATGATGGAGACCATCCGAATCAGACGGGCCGGCTACCCCATCCGATACTCCTTTGCCGAGTTTGTGGATCGCTACCGAGTCCTCATGCCCGGTGTCAAACCTGCGCACATACAG GAGGACCTGCGAGGGACTTGCCAGCAGATAGTCCTGACCCGCCTGGGAATACATGGAGACTGGCAGATCGGAAAGACCAAGATTTTCCTTAAG GATCACCACGACATGCAACTGGAGATTGAGCGGGACAAGGCCATCACTGACAAGGTCATCCTCATCCAGAAGGCCGTGCGTGGACTCAGGGAGAG GACCAACTTCCTCCGATTGAGGAGTGCTGTGACTGTCATCCAAAAGCTGTGGCGAGGTTATCGATGCAGGAAGAATTACAAAAGT ATGCGTTGTGGCTTCCTGCGCCTCCAGGCTGTCTTTAGGTCCAGGAAGCACTACAGAAACTATCGCGTCACTCGCCTATGCATCACCCTCATCCAAGCCCGCTGCAGGGGGTTCCTCATCCGCCAGACATTTTGGCGGCGTCTCCGTGCAGTGTCCACGATCCAGGCGTACACCCGAGGAATGATAGCCAGACGCCTCTGCCAGAGACTCAGGGCGGAG CTGCAGCATCGCCAGGAGGCTGAGCGCCAGCGCCTGGCCGAGGAGGAGCAGCTCCGCAACCAGATGACTGCAAGGCGGGCCAAGGCGGAGGCTGAGAGGAAGCACCAGGAGCGCCTGGTCCAGCTGGCCCAGCAGCAGGAGGAGAGGGAGCGGGAGGAGAGAGAGGAAGCCCGCAGGAAGAAGGAGCTGCTGGAGCAgatggagagagagagggagcagCCTGTGGATCACTCGGACATGGTGGACCGCATGTTTGGATTCCTGGGGAACCCTGGACCTTTGCCCAACCAGAATGGGCAAGCCCCGGCTGGCTTTGAA GACTTGGTGAATGTGCCCCGTGGTGAGGAGGCTGAAGTAGAGGTGGTGAATGATGCTCTGCCACTGCCCGACGAGGAAGACGAGGATCTGTCCGAGTATAAGTTTCCCAAGTTCGCCGCCACCTACTTCCAAGGCGTTTCCACCCATACGTACGTCAGACGGGCGTTGAAGCAACCGCTGCTCTTTCACGAGGACGAAGGAGACCAGCTG GCCGCCTTAGCTGTGTGGATCACCATCCTGAGGTTCATGGGGGACCTACCCGAGCCCAAATCCCAGCTGGTCCTCAACGATGGCAGCGAGAAGATCCCCGTCATGACTAAGATCTACGAAACCCTCGGCAAGAGGACCTACAAGAGGGAGCTGCAGGAGCTGCAACAGGATGCAGAG ACCAGCACCATAGAAAGCCAGAAGAGGAACAGTGTCAGACATAAACTTGTGTCTCTTACGCTGAAGAGGAAGTCCAAAATCACTGAGGAG GTAACCAGGCGGCTGACCGAGGGGGACTACAGCCTCCAGGGGAACAGCATGCTTGAGGACCGACCCACCTCCAACTTGGAGAAACTTCACTTCATCATCGGAAACGGCATCCTGAGGCCTGCCCTCAG GGATGAGATCTACTGTCAGATCTGCAAACAGCTCACCCAGAATCCGTCCAAGAGCAGTCACGCCCGTGGATGGATCCTCCTGTCGCTCTGTGTTGGTTGCTTTTCACCTTCGGAAAAATTTGTCAAG TATTTGAGGACATTCCTGAACAATGGCCCGCCTGGTTATGCTCCATATTGTGAGGAAAGGCTGCGGCGGACGTTTGTCAACCGCACACGGACCCAGCCGCCTTCTTGGTTGGAGTTACAG GCCACTAAATCGAAGAAGCCCATCATGCTTCCGGTGACGTTTATGGATGGCACCACCAAGACGCTCCTGGCGGACTCGGCCACCACTGCCAGTGAGCTTTGCAACGCTCTGGCAGACAAAATCAACCTCACCGATCGCTTCGGGTTCTCGTTGTACATTGCTCTCTTTGACAAG GTATCATCGTTGGGCAGCGGCAGTGACCATGTCATGGACGCCGTTTCCCAGTGTGAGCAGTACGCCAAAGAGCAAGGCGCCCAGGAGCGCAACGCCCCTTGGAGGTTGTTCTTTAGGAAGGAGATATTCACGCCGTGGCACGACCCCGCCGACGACTATGTGGCCACCAATCTCATTTATCAGCAGATCGTGCGAGGGGTGAAGTTTGGAGAGTACCGATGTGAGCGG GAAGAGGACCTAGCCGAGCTGGCCTCTCAGCAGTACTACGTGGATTACGGCATGGAGATCCTTCACGATCGCCTCCTTAGCCTCATCCCCTCCTACATCCCCGACAGGGAAATCACCTCCACCAAGACGCCGGAGAAGTGGGCTCAGATCATCGTCACCGCCCACAAGAAG GGTCTGCACAATAAGAGGAGGCCCAACACGCAGAAGGTGAAGGAGGACTTGGTGTCTTTTGCGCGATTAAAGTGGCCTTTGTTGTTCTCGCGCTTCTACGAGGCCTTCAAGTTCTCAG GGCCGAGTCTGCCTAAGAATGACGTCATCGTCGCAGTAAACTGGACGGGCGTTTACTTTGTAGACGAGCAGGAGCAGGTCCTTCTGGAGCTTTCTTTCCCGGAAATCATTGCGGTATCCAGCAGCAG AGGCGGCAAACTCCAAGGCCAGAGTTTCACACTGGCCACCATCAAAGGAGACGAGTACACGTTCACCTCCAACAATGCAGAGGACATCCGGGACTTGGTGGTGGCCTTTCTGGAAGGTCTGCGGAAGCGGTCCAAGTTTGTGGTCGGACTTTTGGACTGTCCCAACCCTG TGGGGGCAGAGTCCACATTCCTGAGTTTTTCCAAGGGGGATCTGATCATTCTGGACGAACACGACGGAGAGCATGTGATGAACTCCGGCTGGGCTCACGGGATCAACGACAGCACCAAGCAGCGAGGCGACTTCCCGGCTGACTGCGTCTATGTTCTTCCCACCGTCACCAGACCTCAGTATGACATTGTG GCTCTAGTGACGATGACTCCAGATCAGAGGAGGGAATCCGTCACACTGTCCCAGATGAGCCTTGCTGACAACGAGGATAAAACGAAGGCCTACACTCTGGAGGAGTTCTGCTACGATTACTTCAG GCCTCCTCTCAAGAGCACTCTGAGCAGAGTGATGATCTCCAAAGCTCGAGGGAAGGAGCGCCTGTGGTGCTGCAGCAGGGAGCCTCTCAAGCAGCCTCTCCTGAAGAAGGTTTTAGCCCATGAGGAGCTTTCCCAGGAGGCTTGCCAGGCGTTCATGG CTCTGATGAAGTACATGGGCGACTACCCGTCCAAGCGGGTGCGCTCAGTCAACGAGCTCACCGATCAGATCTTCGAAGGAGCCCTGAAGGCCGAGCCGCTCAAAGACGAGATCTTCTGTCAGATTCTCAAGCAGCTCACAGACAATCACATCAA GTACAGCGAGGAGAAAGGCTGGGAGCTGCTGTGGTTGTGCACTGGCTTGTTTCCTCCCAGTAACATCCTGCTGCCTCACGTCCAGAAGTTCCTCCAGTCCAAGAAGCACTATCCTCTGGCTCCCGATTGCATGCAGCGGCTGCAGAAAGCCTTAAG AAACGGATCGAGGAAGTACCCTCCTCACCTGGTGGAGGTGGAGGCCATCCAGCACAAAACTACACAGATATTCCACAAAGTTTATTTCCCAGATGACTCGGACGAG GTGTTTGAAGTGGAGTCCAGCACCAAGGCCAAAGATTTCTGCCACAACATTTCTGGACGCCTGTTACTCAAATCGTCGGAGGGTTTCAGTCTTTTTGTCAAGATCACAGACAAG GTGATCAGTGTGCCGGACGGCGACTTCTTCTTCGACTTTGTGCGCCACCTGACTGACTGGATCAAGAAAGCGAGACACGTGAAAGACA GTGTGGTGCCTTCACTGACCTACCAGGTGTTCTTCATGAAGAAGTTGTGGACCAACACCATGCCTGGCAAggatgccatggctgactccatctTCCACTACTACCAA GAGTTGCCAAAGTACCTGCGAGGGTACCACAAGTGTTCCAAAGATGAAGTGCACCAGCTGGCGGCGCTCATCTACCAGGTAAAGTTTGAGGACGACAAGTCCCACTTCCAGAACATGCCCAAGATCCTCAAGGACCTCGTCCCCCAGGACCAGAGTCGACATTTGTCCCCTGACGACTGGAAGAGG TCTATCATGTCGGTGTTCAACAAACAGTCCGGAAAGACCAAAGAAGAAGCCAAACTGTCCTTCCTGAAAATCATCTACAAGTGGCCCACATTTGGATCCGCCTTCTTTGAGGTCAAG CAAACCACAGATCCAAATTACCCAGAAACCCTCTTGATCGCCATCAACAAACATGGAGTCAGTCTCATTGACCCCAAGTCCAAG GACATCCTGACCACGCACCCCTTCACCAAGATCTCCAACTGGAGCAGTGGCAACACCTACTTCCACATCACCATCGGGAACCTGGTGCGAGGCAGCAAGCTGCTGTGCGAAACCTCGCTG GGCTACAAAATGGACGACCTGCTGACGTCGTACATCAGCCAGATGTTGACCACCATGACCAAACAGCGGAGCTCTCGCGGCAGCAGCAAGTGA